The DNA window CAACGCCCACAAGCTTGCTTCGTTCCCAGCGGCCGTCTTTGACGCTGCTATCTGCCTGTCCCACATTACGAGCAGTGGAAAGGAGGAGCGCAATTGTGTGTTCCGCCGCAGCAAGGATATTACCAGAGGGAGAGTTTACAACAATGACACCCTGAGCACTTGCGGCGGGGACATCTATGTTGTCGACTCCAACGCCAGCCCGGGCAACCACTCTGAGTTTCCGTCCAGCCTGTACTACCTCGGCGGTGACTTGAGTTTCGGAGCGTACAATCAGTCCATGGTAGTTGGGAATTAAGTTGACGAGCTCCGCAGGTGATAGACCTTTACGGACGTCGACGTCAAAGTGAGGAGTGAGTAAAGCTAATCCATCCGGAGATACCTTTTCAGGTACGAGAATCTGAAAACGGGTTGACTGTCCACTGGACGGTGCTTCAAAAGTAGCTGAAGGAGACATGGTGAGCAAAGTGATATATAAGAGTACTTGCAAAGACAGTGTGTATCCCAAGAAACTTAAGATGAGAGGGTACGCAGCCTAGTATAAGTACTTAGAGAGCCAGAGACTAATAATGACGTTCTCTCTATTTGGTGTAATCTTTGTTTGTCCTTCCACAAGATAGATAACAGCCACCCGCTCATGATCCTCCAATCCCAGGAGTGTAACTCAGCCTTTGATCATCGTTTCTCAAAGTAAAACACCTTAATAAGAACGGTCAGGAATGGAAATGCAGAAGTCGTATCTCGTATGCAAACATCCCACGGAACAGTGATTTCGGACGCGGGGGTGCTTCTCGTCTGAGTGCACAGCCCTCAAGGTACTGTGGTGTAGCCATACAATGAGAGGTCAGAATTGCTGCATAAAGAAAAGTAACTTGGAGAAAAGTATAACGGGGCAAACAAGAGTAACCATCAATGTTCTTAACATGGATGCAACCCCTCATTTTCTCCAGGTTTAGCTACTGCAAGCCACACACAGCTCGTCGTGGGGTAATTCAGCAGATGCATTGCATGTGTTTTTTGCTTTGTATGTCCGTGCCACAAGCTGGATTGTTGCCGGTTGTGCCGGACAATAAAGCCTATTGGTTTCTAAAGGCTTGTTCGGAGATGCATGTCTGAGACTTGGTACTTCCGTATTGCTGTGTGCGCTTGGTTGGTTAATCTCACTTATTCTCGAACACAATGTCAATTTAGGGAGTTTGACACTCAGTTTACGATAATTTAATTCTCGTTCTCTCGATTGTTGTTACAAACAATCGCTTAGAGTTTGGCATGTCCATATTTGAGTATTTAAAAGTTCTCCTTTCCAGAAAACTTCTCGTTCTGGACAACCTCAATCCAGTAACCATCAGGGTCCAACAAGAAGGCAACATTCTTCATGCGTCCGTCTGTAAGTCTCTTCTTCCAGCTGACCTTCATATCCTCAAAACGCTTGCAGGCAGCTTCAAGGTTATCCACCGAGACACCTGTCTGGTTAGCTTTATCCATACTCATTTATATGGAGATCCTTACAGATGTGACCAAAGCCCTGGGGCTCACTGTTACCGTCGTGGTACTTGAagttctcttccttctctgtGCCATAGTTCCAAGTCAACTCAAGGAGACCTTCTCGTTGAGTAATGGCATTATCGTCCTTGCCCTCGGGGAAAGGGTGGTCGCCAGGGTAGCCAAGGAAATAGAGGTTGAAACCAGCCTCAGGGTTCTCAAGGGTGCGAAGCCGAGACATGCCAAGGACTTCTTGGTAGTACTTCAGGGACTTTTCAGCATCCTTGACACGAAGCATAGTGTGGTTCTATCTCGTTAGCTACAATTTATACAATGCCATATCGAGGGGTAACAAACCATGGTGTAAGTCGAAATGTCGGTTTCCTTTACGTTCTCGGTTTCCTTGTAGTCGTTCCTGGCGACAACCTCGACCCAGTAACCATCAGGGTCAAGAACGAACGCAATGTTTCGCATGCGGCCATCGGTGAGCTTCTTTTGGAATTTGTAACCAGCATCCTCAATTCGCTGGCAGGCGGCCTGAATGTTGTCGACTGCGATACAGGTGTGACCGAAACCACGGTGAGGCTCCTGGTTACCGTTGTTCACCTTGTATTCAGGGTCATTCTCAGTGCCGTAGTTGTGAGTCAACTCGATGAGACCTTGTCTGTCAAAAGTGCTCTTGTTGTGAGACAGGGCGTTGGGCGAGTCGTAGCCAAAGAAGTAAAGATCGAACTTGTTATCGGGGAATTCGAGCTTCTTGACAAGGCTCATTCCCAGGAACTCGTAGAATT is part of the Fusarium poae strain DAOMC 252244 chromosome 4, whole genome shotgun sequence genome and encodes:
- a CDS encoding hypothetical protein (BUSCO:27123at5125) → MSFARAAQRIKSIQNFLTRPITPRISAVAGQSRLITMASTTDTNNYKFNHSMIRVKDPKASTKFYEFLGMSLVKKLEFPDNKFDLYFFGYDSPNALSHNKSTFDRQGLIELTHNYGTENDPEYKVNNGNQEPHRGFGHTCIAVDNIQAACQRIEDAGYKFQKKLTDGRMRNIAFVLDPDGYWVEVVARNDYKETENVKETDISTYTMNHTMLRVKDAEKSLKYYQEVLGMSRLRTLENPEAGFNLYFLGYPGDHPFPEGKDDNAITQREGLLELTWNYGTEKEENFKYHDGNSEPQGFGHICVSVDNLEAACKRFEDMKVSWKKRLTDGRMKNVAFLLDPDGYWIEVVQNEKFSGKENF